A genomic region of Pseudomonas sp. KU43P contains the following coding sequences:
- a CDS encoding FAD-binding and (Fe-S)-binding domain-containing protein, which translates to MSLPAAFLRDVEHLIPAERRFDDPTSTLAFGTDASFYRLIPKLVVRVESEDEVVGLIQLAQRERVPVTFRAAGTSLSGQAISDSVLIVLGDNWGGKEIRGQGEQIRLQPGVIGAQANAWLAPYGRKIGPDPASINACKIGGIVANNASGMCCGTAQNTYHTLAGLRLVLADGTRFDSEDPVSVAAFEKSHAGLLESLARLGRETRANTELADRIRHKYRLKNTTGLSLNALVDYDQPLDILQHLLVGSEGTLGFISAVTYDTVPDHPHKASALLVFPSVESCCRAVTVLKRQPVSAVELLDRRSLRSVQNMPGMPLWVKGLSDNACALLIESRAASQSLLHEQLQQVMASIADYPLEQKVEFSEDPAVYNQLWKIRKDTFPAVGAVRQTGTTVIIEDVTFPVEQLAEGVNRLIQLFDKHHYDEAIIFGHALEGNLHFVFTQGFNSTEEVARYQAFMDDVAQLVAVEFGGSLKAEHGTGRNMAPFVELEWGHDAYQLMWALKRLLDPNSILNPDVVLSNDPDIHLKNLKPLPAADEIVDKCIECGFCEPVCPSKGLTLSPRQRIVMWRDIQAKKRAGIDTRELLRTYQYQGIDTCAATGLCAQRCPVGINTGELVKKLRSQAAEHGKTADWLAEHFHTALGGARLTLTAANTARKLLGAPRLGRLSASLSKASNGRLPQWTPAMPQPLRSIDLGQAHNDARPRVVYLAACVSRVMGPAYADREQSSLLDKTRALLEKAGYQVVFPDNADSLCCGQPFASKGYPEQAEHKRQELINALLHASRGGLDPIYCDTSPCTLRLVQDLGETRLDLYDPVRFIRTHLMDKLEFTPQEEPVAVHVTCSTQHLGESQALIDLARLCSKQVVIPEGIHCCGFAGDKGFTTPELNAHSLRSLKDAVQYCSEGISTSRTCEIGLSSHSGIDYHGLVYLVDRVTRPRSI; encoded by the coding sequence ATGAGCCTGCCCGCCGCGTTCCTGCGTGATGTCGAGCACCTGATTCCCGCCGAACGCCGCTTCGACGACCCGACTTCGACATTGGCCTTCGGCACCGATGCCAGCTTCTACCGGCTGATTCCCAAACTGGTGGTGCGCGTCGAGTCCGAAGACGAAGTGGTCGGCTTGATCCAGCTGGCCCAGCGAGAGCGCGTGCCGGTCACCTTCCGCGCCGCCGGCACCAGCCTCTCTGGCCAGGCCATCAGCGACTCGGTGCTGATCGTGCTCGGCGACAACTGGGGTGGCAAGGAGATACGTGGCCAGGGCGAACAGATCCGCCTGCAGCCCGGCGTGATCGGCGCCCAGGCCAACGCCTGGCTGGCCCCCTACGGGCGCAAGATCGGCCCGGATCCAGCCTCGATCAACGCCTGCAAGATCGGCGGCATCGTCGCCAACAATGCCAGCGGCATGTGCTGCGGCACCGCACAGAACACCTACCACACCCTCGCCGGCCTGCGCCTGGTATTGGCCGACGGCACCCGCTTCGATAGCGAAGACCCGGTCAGCGTCGCGGCCTTCGAGAAGAGTCATGCCGGCCTGCTCGAATCACTGGCTCGCCTCGGTCGCGAAACCCGCGCCAACACCGAACTGGCCGACCGCATCCGGCACAAGTACCGCCTGAAGAACACCACAGGTCTGTCACTCAACGCGCTGGTGGACTACGACCAGCCGCTGGATATCCTGCAACACCTGCTGGTTGGTTCCGAAGGCACCTTGGGCTTCATCAGCGCCGTCACCTACGACACCGTGCCCGACCACCCGCACAAGGCCAGTGCTTTGCTGGTTTTCCCCAGCGTGGAAAGCTGCTGCCGCGCCGTCACCGTACTCAAGCGCCAGCCCGTGTCTGCAGTAGAGCTGCTCGACCGCCGCAGCCTGCGCTCGGTGCAGAACATGCCCGGCATGCCGCTGTGGGTAAAAGGCCTGTCGGACAACGCCTGCGCCTTGCTGATCGAGTCCCGCGCCGCCAGCCAGAGCCTGCTGCACGAACAACTGCAGCAGGTCATGGCATCGATTGCCGACTACCCGTTGGAACAGAAGGTCGAATTCAGCGAAGACCCGGCCGTATACAACCAGCTGTGGAAAATCCGCAAAGACACCTTCCCCGCCGTCGGCGCCGTGCGCCAGACCGGCACCACGGTCATCATCGAAGACGTGACCTTCCCCGTCGAGCAACTGGCCGAAGGCGTCAACCGCCTGATCCAGTTGTTCGACAAGCACCACTACGACGAGGCGATCATCTTCGGCCATGCCCTGGAGGGCAACCTGCACTTCGTCTTTACCCAGGGCTTCAACAGCACCGAAGAAGTCGCGCGCTACCAGGCCTTCATGGACGACGTGGCCCAGCTGGTGGCCGTGGAATTCGGCGGTTCGCTCAAGGCCGAGCATGGCACCGGGCGCAACATGGCGCCGTTCGTGGAGCTGGAGTGGGGCCATGATGCCTACCAGTTGATGTGGGCACTCAAGCGCCTGCTCGACCCCAACAGCATCCTCAACCCCGACGTGGTGCTGAGCAACGATCCTGACATCCACCTGAAAAACCTCAAGCCGCTGCCCGCCGCCGACGAGATCGTCGACAAGTGCATCGAGTGCGGTTTCTGCGAACCGGTGTGCCCGTCCAAAGGCCTGACCCTCAGCCCCCGCCAGCGCATCGTCATGTGGCGCGACATCCAGGCCAAGAAACGCGCCGGCATCGACACCCGCGAGTTGCTGCGGACCTACCAGTACCAGGGCATCGACACCTGCGCCGCCACCGGCCTGTGCGCCCAGCGCTGCCCGGTGGGCATCAACACCGGCGAGCTGGTGAAGAAGTTGCGCAGCCAAGCCGCCGAGCACGGCAAGACGGCCGACTGGCTGGCCGAGCACTTCCACACTGCCCTTGGCGGCGCTCGCCTTACCCTCACCGCCGCCAACACCGCCCGCAAACTGCTGGGTGCCCCACGCCTGGGCCGCCTGAGCGCGAGCCTGAGCAAGGCAAGCAACGGTCGCCTGCCGCAATGGACCCCGGCCATGCCGCAGCCCCTGCGCAGCATCGACCTTGGCCAGGCGCACAACGATGCCCGCCCGCGGGTGGTGTATCTGGCGGCCTGTGTATCACGCGTGATGGGCCCCGCCTACGCCGACCGCGAGCAAAGCTCACTGCTCGACAAGACCCGCGCCCTGCTGGAAAAGGCCGGTTACCAGGTGGTGTTTCCCGACAATGCCGACAGCCTGTGCTGCGGCCAGCCGTTTGCCTCGAAGGGCTATCCCGAGCAGGCCGAGCACAAGCGCCAGGAGCTGATCAACGCCCTGCTGCACGCCAGCCGCGGCGGGCTCGACCCGATCTATTGCGACACCAGCCCGTGCACCTTGCGCCTGGTGCAGGACCTGGGCGAAACCCGGCTGGACCTGTATGACCCGGTGCGTTTCATACGCACTCATCTGATGGACAAGCTGGAGTTCACGCCACAAGAGGAACCCGTTGCCGTGCATGTGACGTGCAGTACCCAGCACCTGGGCGAGAGCCAGGCGCTGATTGATCTGGCGCGGCTGTGCAGCAAGCAGGTGGTGATTCCTGAGGGGATCCATTGTTGCGGGTTTGCCGGGGACAAGGGCTTCACTACGCCTGAGCTGAATGCACATTCGCTGCGTAGCTTGAAGGATGCAGTGCAGTATTGCAGTGAAGGGATTTCCACCAGCCGGACCTGCGAGATCGGGTTGTCCAGCCATAGCGGCATCGACTATCACGGGCTGGTCTACCTGGTAGATCGCGTCACCCGCCCGCGCAGCATCTGA
- a CDS encoding integrase domain-containing protein → MPAQNLRLSDRQLKGVKPASKDYVLTDGDGLQLRVRSNGSLLWNFNYREPVTKKRINIGFGTYPELSLANARKKAVEARELLAQGIDPKVQRNTLNEAKRAETEHTFENVATAWFELKKDSVTPAYAEDIWRSLTLHVFPDLKTTPLTKITAPMVIALLRPIEAKGSLETVKRLSQRLNEIMTYGVNSGLIFANPLSGIRAVFKKPKKENMAALPPEELPELMLEIANASIKRTTRCLIEWQLHTMTRPAEAATTRWADIDFERRVWTIPPERMKKRRPHSIPLSDHAVALLESLKTHSGHREYVFPADRNPRTHANSQTANMALKRMGFQDRLVSHGMRSMASTILNEHGWDPELIEVALAHVDKDEVRSAYNRADYIERRRPMMAWWSEYIQKAATGSLLASAYGQVRDKNVVPIR, encoded by the coding sequence ATGCCTGCTCAAAACCTCCGCCTCTCCGATCGACAGCTCAAAGGAGTCAAACCCGCGTCCAAGGATTATGTCCTCACTGACGGTGACGGTTTGCAGCTCCGCGTACGCAGCAACGGCTCGTTGCTGTGGAATTTCAACTACCGCGAACCGGTGACCAAGAAGCGCATCAACATTGGCTTCGGGACCTACCCCGAACTGTCACTGGCGAACGCACGAAAGAAGGCAGTCGAAGCCCGCGAGCTGCTCGCTCAAGGCATCGATCCGAAGGTGCAGCGCAATACGTTGAATGAAGCCAAACGCGCGGAAACCGAACACACCTTCGAGAACGTGGCCACCGCCTGGTTTGAACTCAAGAAAGACTCGGTCACCCCGGCCTACGCCGAGGACATTTGGCGATCGCTCACGCTGCACGTGTTCCCCGATTTGAAGACGACGCCACTGACGAAGATCACCGCTCCGATGGTGATCGCATTGCTTCGCCCAATCGAAGCGAAAGGCAGCCTGGAGACGGTCAAGCGTCTCAGCCAGCGACTAAATGAGATCATGACCTACGGCGTAAACTCCGGCCTGATCTTCGCCAACCCGCTCAGCGGCATCAGGGCAGTCTTCAAGAAGCCCAAAAAAGAGAACATGGCTGCGCTTCCACCCGAAGAGCTCCCGGAGCTCATGCTGGAGATCGCGAACGCCAGCATCAAACGCACCACCCGCTGCCTGATCGAATGGCAGTTGCACACGATGACCCGCCCCGCCGAGGCGGCGACTACTCGCTGGGCAGACATTGACTTCGAAAGGCGTGTCTGGACTATCCCACCGGAGCGTATGAAGAAGCGCCGTCCACACAGCATCCCGTTGAGTGATCATGCTGTCGCACTATTGGAGTCACTGAAGACTCACAGCGGCCATCGCGAATACGTCTTCCCGGCCGATAGAAATCCACGCACCCACGCCAATAGCCAGACCGCCAACATGGCATTGAAACGCATGGGCTTTCAGGATCGATTGGTCAGCCACGGTATGCGCTCGATGGCCAGCACCATCTTGAATGAACATGGGTGGGACCCCGAACTCATTGAGGTCGCACTGGCGCATGTCGACAAGGATGAGGTGCGCAGCGCCTACAACCGAGCCGACTACATTGAACGCAGACGACCGATGATGGCCTGGTGGAGTGAGTACATCCAGAAAGCCGCCACCGGCAGCCTGCTTGCCTCAGCATACGGTCAAGTCAGAGACAAGAACGTGGTACCGATCCGCTAG
- a CDS encoding integrase domain-containing protein, whose amino-acid sequence MALVGRRDGRNFGYGRQLSYAGPQALKDMFGGGHYGTVKAHCDRWQAFVKWCRSDQGPGINDARQIDRKVLADYAAYLRDIVRRGDLAVSTAQNRLSSVNRTMAALRGDQYVKLPSPSKALGMQRSGVRHAVPQGQNRKQVEQIVDALCSRDQRLAAAIVLLARATGMRLRETILADLPRLTREANDLGRINIQDGTKGGRSGASAPRWIAVDDHIRGALGFARQVSPAGSHNLIAPDESYLNFLQKIIRPVRCILHAHNLKGFHELRAAYACERYEQITQHCAPINGGQYYLVDKNLDREARRQISYELGHGRVDVVAAYIGGRA is encoded by the coding sequence ATGGCATTGGTGGGTAGACGCGATGGTCGTAATTTCGGTTACGGCAGGCAACTGAGCTATGCAGGGCCGCAGGCGCTGAAAGACATGTTTGGCGGAGGCCACTACGGCACGGTCAAAGCGCACTGTGATCGGTGGCAGGCATTCGTGAAGTGGTGCCGCTCCGATCAGGGCCCCGGTATCAATGATGCGCGGCAGATTGATCGAAAGGTATTGGCCGACTATGCGGCGTATCTGCGCGACATTGTTAGGCGTGGTGATCTCGCCGTCAGCACCGCACAAAACCGGCTATCCAGCGTTAACAGAACCATGGCAGCGCTTCGCGGTGATCAGTACGTGAAGTTGCCCAGTCCGAGCAAGGCGTTGGGTATGCAGCGCAGCGGGGTTCGTCACGCAGTCCCTCAGGGCCAGAATCGCAAACAGGTTGAGCAAATCGTCGATGCGCTTTGCAGTCGTGACCAGAGACTGGCCGCCGCGATCGTATTGTTGGCGCGAGCCACAGGCATGCGCCTGCGTGAGACCATCTTGGCTGACCTGCCACGGCTAACCCGTGAGGCTAACGACCTAGGCAGAATTAATATTCAGGATGGCACCAAAGGCGGTCGTTCCGGCGCTTCGGCACCGCGTTGGATTGCGGTGGACGACCATATTCGAGGTGCGCTTGGGTTTGCACGGCAGGTGTCGCCTGCTGGTAGCCACAACCTAATTGCGCCAGACGAAAGCTATCTGAATTTTCTGCAAAAAATCATCCGCCCTGTGCGGTGCATCCTGCATGCACACAACCTAAAAGGCTTCCATGAGCTGCGAGCGGCATACGCATGTGAGCGCTATGAACAAATCACCCAACACTGTGCCCCTATCAACGGAGGCCAGTATTACCTCGTAGATAAGAACCTTGATCGTGAGGCACGAAGGCAAATCAGCTATGAACTGGGGCACGGTCGAGTCGATGTGGTAGCTGCCTACATTGGAGGGCGCGCATGA
- the smpB gene encoding SsrA-binding protein SmpB, whose product MAKQKKHPTGTIAQNKKARHDYFIEHKFEAGLVLSGWEVKSLRAGKAHLTDSYVLLKDGEAWLFGSHITPLNTASTHVIADPTRTRKLLLNKRELERVEAAVAQKGYTCVALALYWSKHLIKCEIALGKGKKEFDKRDTMRERDSNRELQRAVRNKGKEE is encoded by the coding sequence ATGGCTAAGCAAAAGAAACATCCGACCGGGACCATCGCGCAGAACAAGAAAGCGCGACACGATTACTTCATCGAACACAAGTTCGAGGCCGGGCTGGTCCTGTCCGGTTGGGAAGTAAAGAGCCTGCGGGCCGGCAAGGCGCACCTGACCGACAGCTACGTGCTGCTCAAGGATGGCGAAGCCTGGCTGTTCGGCAGCCACATCACCCCGCTGAACACCGCCAGCACCCACGTCATCGCCGACCCTACCCGCACTCGCAAGCTGCTGCTGAACAAGCGTGAGCTGGAGCGTGTGGAGGCTGCGGTGGCGCAGAAGGGCTACACCTGCGTGGCCCTGGCGCTGTACTGGAGCAAGCACCTGATCAAGTGCGAGATCGCACTGGGCAAGGGCAAGAAGGAATTCGACAAGCGCGACACCATGCGCGAACGCGATTCCAACCGCGAGCTGCAGCGTGCGGTGCGCAATAAGGGCAAGGAAGAGTAA
- a CDS encoding FCD domain-containing protein: MVFDQVRQRRLSDDIVDRLEGMILEGTLTSGQRLPAERVLAEQFGVSRPSLREAIQKLVAKGLLVSRQGGGNYVAESLGSTFSDPLLQLLEHSAEAQRDLLEFRHTLEASCAYYAAQRATEPDRVRLKAAFDTLQDCYARADEVTRAEEGAADARFHLAIAEASHNAVLLHTIRGLFDLLKRNVVTNIGGMYQQRTETRDMLISQHRELYLAIVEGRAEDAREVSSRHILYVQEVLEEAQDEAQRVARAERRSGR, from the coding sequence ATGGTTTTTGATCAGGTCCGCCAACGGCGCCTGTCCGACGACATCGTCGATCGGTTGGAAGGGATGATTCTCGAAGGTACGCTGACCTCCGGGCAGCGGCTGCCGGCCGAGCGCGTCCTCGCCGAACAGTTCGGTGTGTCGCGCCCGTCACTGCGTGAGGCGATTCAGAAGCTGGTGGCCAAGGGTTTGCTGGTCAGCCGCCAAGGCGGCGGCAACTACGTGGCCGAGTCGCTGGGGTCGACCTTCAGCGACCCGCTGCTGCAGTTGCTCGAGCACAGTGCCGAGGCTCAGCGCGACCTGCTGGAGTTTCGCCATACGCTGGAAGCTTCCTGCGCGTATTACGCGGCCCAGCGTGCTACCGAACCAGATCGTGTTCGCCTGAAAGCGGCTTTCGATACCTTGCAAGATTGCTATGCGCGGGCCGACGAGGTGACGCGTGCAGAGGAGGGGGCGGCGGATGCGCGGTTCCACCTGGCGATTGCCGAGGCCAGCCACAATGCCGTGCTGCTGCATACCATTCGTGGGCTGTTCGATCTGCTCAAGCGCAATGTGGTGACCAACATCGGTGGCATGTACCAGCAGCGTACCGAAACGCGCGACATGCTGATCAGCCAGCACCGCGAGTTGTACCTGGCGATTGTCGAGGGCAGGGCGGAGGATGCGCGCGAGGTTTCCAGCCGGCACATTCTGTATGTGCAGGAAGTGCTGGAAGAGGCGCAGGACGAAGCGCAGCGGGTGGCGCGGGCGGAGCGGCGCAGCGGGCGCTGA
- a CDS encoding type II toxin-antitoxin system RatA family toxin: MTTHIQRSALLPYPAQALYDLVNDVASYPKFLPWCSASTVIEASDTHMRAKLEVAKGGMSQQFVTRNVLVPGQSIEMNLEEGPFTQLHGLWVFKPLGEKACKISLDLSFDYAGPIVRATLGPLFNQAANTLVDAFCQRAKQLYG; this comes from the coding sequence ATGACTACCCATATTCAACGCTCCGCCCTGCTGCCGTACCCTGCCCAGGCGCTGTACGATCTGGTCAACGATGTGGCCAGCTACCCGAAATTCCTGCCCTGGTGCTCGGCCTCGACGGTGATCGAAGCCAGCGACACGCACATGCGCGCCAAGCTGGAAGTGGCCAAGGGCGGCATGAGCCAGCAGTTTGTCACGCGTAATGTGCTGGTGCCGGGGCAGTCCATCGAGATGAACCTGGAGGAGGGGCCGTTCACTCAGCTGCATGGCCTGTGGGTATTCAAGCCGCTGGGTGAAAAGGCCTGCAAGATCAGCCTGGACCTGTCCTTCGACTACGCGGGGCCCATCGTGCGCGCCACCTTGGGGCCGCTGTTCAATCAAGCGGCCAATACCCTGGTGGATGCGTTCTGCCAGCGGGCCAAGCAGCTCTATGGCTGA
- a CDS encoding DUF3077 domain-containing protein, protein MNDLIRNAKTAGQETFDLFRLQPGVPFDHAFSQLSVLLGCIRHLTTEAEMENDRQAGSAARILSELAKALIDDMERGIHKSP, encoded by the coding sequence ATGAATGACTTGATCAGAAACGCCAAAACCGCCGGCCAAGAAACCTTCGACCTGTTCCGCCTGCAACCCGGCGTCCCCTTCGACCACGCGTTCAGCCAGCTCTCTGTCCTGCTCGGCTGCATCCGCCACCTGACTACCGAAGCCGAAATGGAAAACGACCGCCAAGCCGGGAGCGCTGCGCGAATCCTCAGCGAACTGGCCAAAGCCCTGATCGACGACATGGAACGCGGCATTCACAAATCCCCCTGA
- a CDS encoding lactate permease LctP family transporter — protein sequence MQTWQQLYTPLGSLGLSALAAVIPIVFFFLALAVFRLKGHVAGSITLALSILVAIFAFQMPVDMALAAAGYGFLYGLWPIAWIIVAAVFLYKLTVKSGQFEVIRSSVLSITDDQRLQVLLIGFCFGAFLEGAAGFGAPVAITAALLVGLGFNPLYAAGLCLIANTAPVAFGALGIPIIVAGQVTGIDAFHIGAMTGRQLPLLSLFVPFWLVFMMDGLRGVKETWPAALVAGLSFAVTQYFTSNFIGPELPDITSALASLICLTLFLKVWQPKRSFAEAKGSVGAAVVQPSGSQPSPYSFGEIFKAWSPFLILTVLVTLWTLKPFKAAFAPGGAMYNFVFNFAIPHLDQLVIKTAPIVTAPTAMPAVFKLDPISATGTAIFLSALISMAVLKINFKTGLTTFKETFWELRWPILSIGMVLAFAFVTNYSGMSSTMALVLAGTGAAFPFFSPFLGWLGVFLTGSDTSSNALFSSLQATTAHQIGVNDTLLVAANTSGGVTGKMISPQSIAVACAATGLVGKESDLFRFTVKHSLFFATIVGLITLIQAYWLTGMLVHH from the coding sequence ATGCAAACCTGGCAACAACTCTATACCCCGCTTGGTAGTCTCGGCCTGTCCGCACTGGCGGCGGTCATCCCTATCGTGTTCTTCTTCCTCGCCCTCGCCGTGTTCCGCCTCAAAGGCCACGTCGCCGGCAGCATCACCCTGGCCCTGTCGATCCTGGTGGCAATCTTCGCCTTCCAGATGCCTGTCGACATGGCCCTTGCCGCCGCAGGTTACGGCTTCCTCTACGGCCTCTGGCCGATTGCCTGGATCATCGTTGCCGCGGTGTTTCTGTACAAACTCACGGTCAAGAGCGGCCAGTTCGAAGTGATCCGCAGCTCGGTGCTGTCGATCACCGACGACCAACGCCTGCAGGTGCTGCTGATCGGCTTCTGCTTCGGCGCCTTCCTGGAAGGCGCGGCCGGCTTCGGCGCCCCAGTGGCCATCACCGCCGCACTGCTGGTGGGCCTGGGCTTCAACCCACTGTACGCCGCCGGCCTGTGCCTGATCGCCAACACCGCACCGGTGGCCTTCGGCGCCCTCGGTATCCCGATCATCGTGGCCGGCCAAGTCACCGGTATCGACGCCTTCCACATCGGCGCCATGACCGGCCGCCAGCTGCCGCTGCTGTCGCTGTTCGTGCCGTTCTGGCTGGTGTTCATGATGGACGGCCTGCGCGGCGTGAAGGAAACCTGGCCTGCCGCCCTGGTTGCCGGCCTGAGCTTTGCCGTGACCCAGTACTTCACCTCCAACTTCATCGGCCCGGAACTGCCGGATATCACCTCGGCCCTGGCCAGCCTGATCTGCCTCACCCTGTTCCTGAAAGTGTGGCAGCCCAAGCGCTCGTTCGCCGAAGCCAAAGGCAGCGTCGGCGCCGCCGTGGTACAACCGAGCGGCAGCCAGCCGAGCCCGTACAGCTTCGGCGAGATCTTCAAAGCCTGGTCGCCGTTCCTGATCCTCACCGTGCTAGTCACCCTCTGGACCCTGAAGCCGTTCAAGGCAGCCTTCGCCCCAGGCGGCGCGATGTACAACTTCGTGTTCAACTTCGCCATCCCGCACCTTGACCAACTGGTGATCAAGACCGCCCCGATCGTCACCGCGCCAACCGCCATGCCAGCGGTGTTCAAGCTCGACCCGATCTCCGCCACCGGCACCGCGATCTTCCTCTCCGCGCTGATTTCCATGGCGGTGCTGAAGATCAACTTCAAAACTGGTCTGACCACTTTCAAAGAGACCTTCTGGGAACTGCGCTGGCCGATCCTGTCGATCGGCATGGTGCTGGCGTTCGCCTTCGTCACCAACTACTCGGGCATGTCCTCGACCATGGCCCTGGTCCTGGCGGGTACCGGCGCGGCCTTCCCGTTCTTCTCGCCGTTCCTCGGCTGGCTGGGCGTGTTCCTGACTGGCTCCGACACCTCGTCCAATGCCCTGTTCAGCTCGTTGCAGGCCACCACCGCCCACCAGATCGGGGTCAACGACACCCTGCTGGTGGCCGCCAACACCAGCGGCGGCGTGACCGGCAAGATGATCTCGCCGCAATCCATCGCCGTGGCCTGCGCCGCCACCGGCCTGGTCGGCAAGGAATCGGACCTGTTCCGCTTCACCGTCAAGCACAGCCTGTTCTTCGCCACCATCGTCGGCCTGATCACCCTGATCCAGGCGTATTGGCTGACCGGCATGCTGGTTCATCACTAA
- the lldD gene encoding FMN-dependent L-lactate dehydrogenase LldD, which produces MIISASTDYRAAAQRKLPPFLFHYADGGAYAEHTLRHNVSDLAGIALRQRVLKNMSELSLETKLFDETLSMPVALAPVGLTGMYARRGEVQAARAAAAHGIPFTMSTVSVCPIEEVAPAIDRPMWFQLYVLKDRGFMRNALERAKAAGVKTLVFTVDMPVPGARYRDAHSGMSGANGPMRRVLQAMTHPEWAWDVGVMGRPHDLGNISKYRGNPTGLADYIGWLGNNFDPSISWKDLEWIREFWDGPMIIKGILDADDARDAVKFGADGIVVSNHGGRQLDGVLSSARALPAIADAVKGDLKILADSGIRSGLDVVRMIALGADTVLIGRAFLWALAVHGQAGVKNLLELFEKEMRVAMVLTGAKSISEISRDSLVRELGA; this is translated from the coding sequence ATGATCATTTCCGCCTCCACCGACTATCGCGCCGCGGCCCAACGCAAGCTGCCTCCGTTCCTCTTCCACTACGCCGACGGCGGCGCCTACGCCGAGCACACCCTGCGCCACAACGTCTCGGACCTGGCCGGCATCGCGCTGCGCCAGCGCGTGCTGAAGAACATGTCCGAGCTGAGCCTCGAAACCAAGCTGTTCGACGAAACCCTGAGCATGCCCGTGGCCCTGGCCCCGGTCGGCCTTACCGGCATGTACGCCCGCCGCGGCGAAGTGCAGGCGGCGCGTGCGGCGGCGGCCCATGGCATCCCGTTCACCATGTCGACCGTTTCGGTATGCCCGATCGAAGAGGTGGCGCCAGCCATCGATCGACCGATGTGGTTCCAGCTCTATGTGTTGAAAGACCGCGGTTTCATGCGCAACGCCCTTGAGCGCGCCAAGGCCGCCGGCGTGAAAACCCTGGTGTTCACCGTCGACATGCCCGTACCCGGCGCCCGCTACCGCGACGCCCACTCCGGCATGAGCGGTGCCAACGGGCCGATGCGCCGCGTATTGCAAGCCATGACCCACCCCGAATGGGCCTGGGACGTTGGCGTAATGGGCCGCCCGCACGACCTGGGCAACATCTCCAAATACCGCGGCAACCCCACGGGCCTTGCCGACTACATCGGCTGGCTGGGCAACAACTTCGACCCGTCGATTTCCTGGAAGGACCTGGAGTGGATCCGCGAATTCTGGGACGGCCCGATGATCATCAAGGGCATCCTCGACGCCGACGACGCCCGTGACGCCGTGAAGTTCGGTGCCGACGGTATCGTCGTGTCCAACCACGGTGGCCGCCAGCTCGACGGCGTGCTGTCCAGCGCGCGCGCCCTGCCGGCGATTGCCGATGCGGTCAAAGGCGACCTGAAGATCCTCGCCGACTCCGGCATCCGCAGCGGCCTCGACGTGGTGCGCATGATCGCCCTGGGCGCCGACACCGTGCTGATCGGTCGCGCCTTCCTCTGGGCCCTGGCGGTGCATGGCCAGGCCGGGGTGAAGAACCTGCTGGAGCTGTTCGAGAAAGAAATGCGTGTGGCCATGGTGCTGACCGGCGCCAAGTCGATCAGCGAAATCAGCCGCGATTCGCTGGTCCGCGAACTGGGCGCCTGA